CATCGAGGGCTTCACCCGCGAGACCGTCGACTCCTACGCGGAGCGCTCGCAGCGTCTCGCCGCGGCCGCCTGGTCCGGCGGTTACTTCACGAAGTCCGTCGTGCCGGTGCACGATCGCAACGGCATCCCGGTCCTTGACCACGACGAGCACATGCGACCGGACACGACCGCCGCATCGCTCGCCCCGCTCACACCGTCCTTCGCGAAGCTCGGCACCCAAGCCGGCTTCGACGCCGTGGCCCTCCAGCGCTACCACTGGGTCGAGCGGATCGAGCATGTGCACCACGCCGGCAACTCCTCGGGCATCGTCGACGGCGCGGCCCTGGTGCTGATCGGCGACGAGCACGTCGGCGAGCGGTACGGACTGACCGCCCGCGGACGCGTCGTCGCCACCGCCACCTCGGGCGCCGATTCGACGATCATGCTGACCGGCCCCATCCCGGCGACCCGCAAACTCCTCGACCGCACAGGCCTGACCGTCGAGGACATCGACCTCTTCGAGATCAACGAGGCGTTCGCGGCGGTACCGCTCAAGTACGCCAAGGATCTGGCGATCCCGATGGAGAAGGTGAACGTCAACGGCGGCGCCATCGCGATGGGACACCCGCTGGGCGCGACCGGAGCGATGTTGGTGGGCACCGCGCTCGACGAACTCGAGCGACGTCAGGCCCGTCGCGCCGTCGTCACTCTGTGCATCGGCGGCGGCATGGGCGTCGCCACCCTCATCGAGCGTCTGTGACGCCCCCTCACCAGCCGACGGAGGCACACATGACCACGCAGTACGACCACTCCATGTTCCGCTGGGAACGTGACGCGGACGGCATAGTCACCGTCACCATGGATGATCCCGGCCAGTCGGCCAACACCATGAACGACCGGTTCATCCGCGAGCTCCCCGCCCTGGTCGACCACCTGCACGCCGAGCGCGAGGCGATCACCGGAGTCGTCATCACGTCGGCCAAGAAGACCTTCTTCGCCGGCGGCGACCTCGGCATGATGATGCGCTGCACCACGGACGATCTCGCCGACGTGACCGCCATGCTCGACGGGGTCAAGGAGGCCCTGCGACGCCTGGAGACGCTGGGGCGGCCGGTCGTCGCCGCGCTTCAGGGCGCGGCGCTCGGCGGTGGCTACGAGATCGCGCTCGCCTGCCACCATCGGATCGCCGTCGACCGGCC
Above is a window of Streptomyces griseorubiginosus DNA encoding:
- a CDS encoding acetyl-CoA C-acetyltransferase, which encodes MSSRTPSSPEAFIYDAIRTPRGRGKRSGSLHTIKPVSLVVGLVQELQARHPRLDPAAVDDLVLGIVSPVGDQGSVLPRTAALAAGLPDTVSGLQLNRFCGSGLEAVNTAAQKVRSGWDNLVIAGGVESMSRVPLGADGGAWMNDPETNFATSFIPQGVSADLIATIEGFTRETVDSYAERSQRLAAAAWSGGYFTKSVVPVHDRNGIPVLDHDEHMRPDTTAASLAPLTPSFAKLGTQAGFDAVALQRYHWVERIEHVHHAGNSSGIVDGAALVLIGDEHVGERYGLTARGRVVATATSGADSTIMLTGPIPATRKLLDRTGLTVEDIDLFEINEAFAAVPLKYAKDLAIPMEKVNVNGGAIAMGHPLGATGAMLVGTALDELERRQARRAVVTLCIGGGMGVATLIERL